GATCTCCCGCTGGAAATGACGGGGGAAGCTGAGGAAGACCTACCCCCCTCCCCCAATAAAGAGGAAACAGGAAAAGTAACACCCAAGATGGGAACAGAGAATCCTCGCCCGCAGAGACAAAAGAAGCAAGCGCAGCAGCCTGCGCGAAACAAACAACCTGCCGTGTCCGAAACGGACGACAAACAGGAACGACTGGCGACTGCACGGAAAAAAAAGACCAAAGAGACGCACGGCTCAGAGTCCAATTCAGATGCAGGACTTTCCGAAACCTTGGACCTCGCCCTCATCCTTGACGCGCTCAGGAAGCGGATCAACAGGGTCGAAAAGGGTCGCTGGTCGATCATCTCGACCCCGGAGGGAGTTGTCCTCTGTCAGCCGGACGCACTCTGGCAGGAGATCAGGAATGTCAGCAAAGAGAGTCCGGAATTACTGGTCGGAGACGCTGATGAAGAAACAAAACGGAAAATCATCGGAGCGGTTGTCAAAAGGATGAACCACGAACTGAAAGCGATTGAGACCAGTCAACTCGGAGAGGGGTATCACACCGCACAATGTCTGGTGATTGCAGCCAATGGCAAGGCGTTCAAAGCCCCCCTTATCCCCTTCCGGCCCGAAGCGTTCAACTGCCTGCCGTCTCAGCTTGAGGTCCCGAAACTACCGAACATTAGGCGGCTGGTGCAGAAGGTGAAGCTACCGAACCAGATACAAAAGGATGAAGCATGATCCGACTCAAGTCCCTCTTTCTGATCGGAGTCTTGATCTGCCTACGCACGACAAACGCTACCGCCTATCAGAATCCTCCTGAGCGTGGTTACTGGTGGTATGAGACACCACCGAAACAGGAGGAGCAAACAGAGGAGGAACAGTCTCCAACGATCCCCGACTACACCTCGCAGCAGATGATGGTGATGGACTCTGACAAGCTGAAGGAATACGCAGAGCAGGTCACGAAAGAAGCGATCCGGGTGCCGAGCGAAGAAAACGTCAAGCGTCACTACCTGGTTCAAGATGTGATCCGGCGCAAGGCCCGGGCGTTCACAAATGTCTCTGAGATGGTCTGGCAGAAATACCCTGAGCTGACGACCGCGAAGGACAACCCCCTAACAGCACCAGGCCGTAACGCCCTGACCAGGGCACAGGTTGAAGAACGTCGGCAAGAACTGGCCCTGGCACGTAAAGATTTCGCTTTGCTCTATCTTCGCTCCGACACCTGTGAGTTTTGCCAGGCGCAGGACCAGATCATACCGCACGTTGCGTCCCGGCTCGGCTGGAAGGTGAAACCGATCAACATAGATACAGATTCGGAGCTGGCAAAGAGGCTGGGGGTTGAAACGGTTCCGACCCTGATTTTGATCAGCAAAGGGTCCCAGGAGTTTTTTCCGGTCACGACCGGCGTTTCATCAGTCACGGAGATCGAATCCCACCTGTTCCGGGCTATCCGCCTGTTGCGTGGTGAAACAACCCCGGACAACTTCAACCTCTACGATTTTCAGAAAGGAGGCGGATACGATGTCCAGAACCGACAATGAAACCGAGTCAGGGTTCCTGGTCTATGAGGGGTTTATGCCTGGAGCTATTGGAGTGTGCCACTTGCGAGTCATCCCCGGGACCAAAAGAACCGTTTTTCTGGCCAGTGAGTTAAGCAACAACCCCGGCCCCAGCGTAACAAACGCCATCAGGGGGATCTGGCTGCAAATCCAGAATAAATTTCCCGGGCTGTCCAAAGACAAACCGCTCGTTATCGAACATTACAATAATCAGGCGATTTACGGAGAGGTTGCTGGTGGCAATCGCTACGCTGAGGCCCGGATCACTCAGGAAGGTATCCAGTGGTATCCCGGCACCTCTGCGACGATTGCAGGCATGGCCGGTATCTCTAAGGCCGATCTTATCGTTAAGACCAGCATCTTGGTTGTCAACACCAGAGCACTGGAACGGGAGGCTCGGAATGAAAAACCGCATCTTTATCTGGTCTAGGATTTTTCTCCTGGCCTGCTTTGTTGCCCTGTTTTTCGGTGGACTGGAACAGGTACAGGCCGGATGGGTCGATGACTGGGTGGCACAGAAAACAGAGTCAGCACCCAGCAGGTACGAGGGACAGGTCAGGAACTACTACACGGCCGGAAGTTTTAACGCCCGGTGGAACACTCGCAATGATTACCTTTGGAGCCTGAGTCTGCCGAAGGTGAAGACCGGCTGTGGTGGAATCGATGCCTTCATGGGCGGCATGACCTTTCTGAACACCGACTACCTGGTGGAAAAGCTTGAACGTATCATGAATGCCGCTCCGGCAGCGGCCTTCGATATCGCCCTGAAGGTTCTGGCTCCACAGGTATCAGATACAATCCGCTCCATGGAAAGCTTATCGTCGAAACTGAACAGCATCCAGCTTGACGAGTGCAAGGCATCCAAGGCGATGGTTGCTACGATTGCCAACCCGTTCGTTTCCAATCCCGCCCAGAAGAAGGAGTTGGGAGCGATCCAGACAGACTGGTGGCAATCAACCGGTGTCGGTGATCTGTGGACCGAATTCCAGAAACAACGTAAAGCCGACAACGACAAACCTGATGCTGCTGCCGCAGCCGGGTCCCTGTCGGGCTGTTCGGCTGAATTCAAGGATGTTTTTGCCGGCGGCAGTGTTCTGGAGAACGTCGCGACAAAGATCGGACTAACCAACAGCGACTATCTGGCCTTGATCCGGGGCTATGTCGGGGACGTGTATATCGAGGCTCCGAACGCCGCCACCGGATTCGGTGCCTACAAGGTGGCCGGAGACGATCCCTGCGAAAAGAACACCGGACTGGACGACTTCATCAACGGCGATGCCGAGGGCCGGGCTGTCGGCGGAGCCTGTACGCCGATCACAGACGCCAACAGCAATCTGCAAATCTATGTGCAGAACCGGATTTACGAGATCAACACCAAATACGCCACTCGGCAGTCCCTCACCGCCAACGATAGAGCTTTCCTTCAAACCATGCCGTTGCCGGTGTCTCTGATCCTGAAAAGTGCCAGAGCCTCCCAGACAGTCGATGCAGAGGTTGAATATCTGGGCAGTGCCGCTGGCAAAGCCTATTCCTACCGTATGCTGGCCGATCTGTTCGCCAAAACCAGCAAGCTGCTCTACACCGCCCAGACCGTTATGGCGACCCAAGACAACCCGACCGGAGCAAACGGGGCCGCAACGTGCAGAATCGAAAACGTCGGGGCTGCATCAAACAGAATCTTGGCCATGATGGGACAAACATCCGACTTGCTCAACAAGGTCCGGGCCGACTATGCAACAACGCTGAACGAAATCAATGCCCTGGAAACTTTCGTCAAGCGCCGTAAAGACTTTTCAAACAGCGTCCGCGCTCAACTAAGAGACAGATTCGGTTCGGGACTTGCGGAACGTGCAACTCAATCAAGTATCTAAAAAGGAGGCAGGTATGGCAAAAGAGCAAAGAAGGCCGAATATCCGGCAGGAGCGCATGGAACGACGGGTTGAAATGGCGAAACGGGATGATGTCGAGGTTGTCCCCAAACGTGCAGCGGAAACCAA
Above is a genomic segment from Geopsychrobacter electrodiphilus DSM 16401 containing:
- a CDS encoding conjugal transfer protein TraF, producing the protein MIRLKSLFLIGVLICLRTTNATAYQNPPERGYWWYETPPKQEEQTEEEQSPTIPDYTSQQMMVMDSDKLKEYAEQVTKEAIRVPSEENVKRHYLVQDVIRRKARAFTNVSEMVWQKYPELTTAKDNPLTAPGRNALTRAQVEERRQELALARKDFALLYLRSDTCEFCQAQDQIIPHVASRLGWKVKPINIDTDSELAKRLGVETVPTLILISKGSQEFFPVTTGVSSVTEIESHLFRAIRLLRGETTPDNFNLYDFQKGGGYDVQNRQ
- a CDS encoding conjugal transfer protein TraH, with protein sequence MKNRIFIWSRIFLLACFVALFFGGLEQVQAGWVDDWVAQKTESAPSRYEGQVRNYYTAGSFNARWNTRNDYLWSLSLPKVKTGCGGIDAFMGGMTFLNTDYLVEKLERIMNAAPAAAFDIALKVLAPQVSDTIRSMESLSSKLNSIQLDECKASKAMVATIANPFVSNPAQKKELGAIQTDWWQSTGVGDLWTEFQKQRKADNDKPDAAAAAGSLSGCSAEFKDVFAGGSVLENVATKIGLTNSDYLALIRGYVGDVYIEAPNAATGFGAYKVAGDDPCEKNTGLDDFINGDAEGRAVGGACTPITDANSNLQIYVQNRIYEINTKYATRQSLTANDRAFLQTMPLPVSLILKSARASQTVDAEVEYLGSAAGKAYSYRMLADLFAKTSKLLYTAQTVMATQDNPTGANGAATCRIENVGAASNRILAMMGQTSDLLNKVRADYATTLNEINALETFVKRRKDFSNSVRAQLRDRFGSGLAERATQSSI